CGAGTGCTAGGCGACGTTGAAGCTCTCCCCGCAGCCGCAGGTCGTCTGCGCGCGCGGGTTCTCGATCTTGAAGCCGCTCTCGTTGAGGTCGTCGACGAAGTCGACGGTCGTGCCCTCCAGGTGGCCCGCGCTCTCGCGGTCGACCACGACGCGCAGGCCGTGCTGCTCGCTCTGCTCGTCGTTCGCGCCGATCGCGCCGTCGAAGACGAGCTCGTAGCGCATGCCGCTGCACCCCCCGTCGACGACGCGGACGCGGAGGGCGTCCCCCGGGCTCGGGCTCTTCGCGAGCAGGGCGATGGCCTTGGCCGCGGCGGCGGGCGTGATCGAGACGACGGGCACGCTGGACTCCTCCCGGGCGCGTTCGCGCGTCGCCGGAGACTAGACTCGGCCCCTGCGCGGTCAACCCGGCGCGCAGGCGGGGCGTCGCGCCTGCTAGGCTGCCCGGGCGCGGCACCGCCCGGCCGCGCGCGCAGCCGATGATGGACGACACCCTCCACGCTCAGCCCTCTTCTCCGCGACCGGCTCCGCGCGCGGCGCGCGACACGCGCGGCCGCGCGCTCCGCGACCTGCGCATCTCCGTGACGGACCGCTGCAACTTCCGCTGCCCCTACTGCATGCCGGCCGAGGTCTTCGGCGACGCCTACGCCTTCCTGCCGCGCCGCGAGATCCTCACGTTCGAGGAGATCGAGCGGGTCGTGCGGGCCTTCGTCGCGCAGGGCGTCTCGAAGCT
This region of Myxococcota bacterium genomic DNA includes:
- a CDS encoding iron-sulfur cluster assembly accessory protein, which translates into the protein MPVVSITPAAAAKAIALLAKSPSPGDALRVRVVDGGCSGMRYELVFDGAIGANDEQSEQHGLRVVVDRESAGHLEGTTVDFVDDLNESGFKIENPRAQTTCGCGESFNVA